In Oenanthe melanoleuca isolate GR-GAL-2019-014 chromosome 9, OMel1.0, whole genome shotgun sequence, the following are encoded in one genomic region:
- the KCNJ13 gene encoding LOW QUALITY PROTEIN: inward rectifier potassium channel 13 (The sequence of the model RefSeq protein was modified relative to this genomic sequence to represent the inferred CDS: substituted 1 base at 1 genomic stop codon), with amino-acid sequence MRHTNPFLKVLGLFFLKSLPTTCGKFLASTGTSTPDQSNPSPGAQVILSSCTNILXRPKMTTDMIESNNTKSSAPLLSQRYLRLVTKDGHSTFQMAGAQGRSVAYLRDVWGILMDMRWRWMMLVFSASFVIHWLVFAVLWYLLAEMNGDLELDHDAPPDNHTICVKYITSFTAAFSFSLETQLTIGYGTMFPSGDCPSAIALLAIQMVLGLMLEAFLTGAFVAKIARPKNRALSIRFSHSAVVTHTDGKPHLMFQVANTRSSPLTSVQISAILYQEQESGQLHQTSIDFHLDSVTVEDCPFFIFPLTYYHSITASSPLAALLQREAPHHFELVVFLSAVQEGTGETCQRRTSYLPSEILVYHRFASLLARNAKGEYQIKMENFDKTIPELSAAADSKSPKRTDKEIRINGQHTDSFQLSETGLTE; translated from the exons ATGAGACATACAAACccatttttaaaggttttgggtttgttttttttaaaatctctacCAACCACTTGTGGGAAGTTTCTTGCTAGTACTGGGACTAGTACACCAGACCAGAGCAATCCCTCTCCTGGAGCCCAGGTTatcctctcctcctgcacaAACATCCTCTGAAGACCG AAGATGACAACAGATATGATAGAGAGCAACAACACCAAATCAAGCGCTCCCCTCCTGTCTCAGCGGTACCTGAGGCTGGTGACCAAGGACGGCCACAGCACATTCCAGATGGCTGGTGCCCAGGGCAGAAGTGTGGCGTACCTGCGAGACGTGTGGGGAATACTCATGGACATGCGCTGGAGATGGATGATGCTCGTCTTCTCAGCTTCCTTTGTCATTCACTGGCTGGTCTTTGCAGTGCTCTGGTATCTGCTGGCTGAGATGAATGGGGACCTGGAGCTGGACCACGATGCTCCACCTGACAACCACACTATATGTGTCAAGTACATCACCAGTTTTACAGCTGCCTTCTCCTTCTCACTGGAGACACAACTCACGATTGGCTATGGTACCATGTTCCCAAGTGGGGATTGTCCCAGTGCTATTGCACTGCTGGCAATCCAGATGGTCCTGGGGCTCATGCTAGAAGCCTTCCTCACAG GTGCTTTCGTGGCCAAGATTGCACGGCCAAAGAACCGGGCGCTCTCCATCCGCTTCTCACACTCTGCCGTGGTCACACACACCGACGGGAAGCCACACCTCATGTTCCAGGTGGCCAATACTCGCTCCAGCCCCCTGACCAGTGTCCAGATCTCTGCTATACTTTACCAAGAACAAGAGAGCGGGCAGTTGCACCAAACTAGCATTGACTTTCACCTGGACAGCGTCACTGTGGAGGACtgtccttttttcattttcccactGACATACTACCACTCCATCACTGCATCCAGCCCGCTGGCTGCTCTCCTTCAACGAGAAGCTCCTCACCACTTTGAGCTTGTTGTCTTCCTgtcagctgtgcaggagggcaCAGGAGAAACGTGTCAGAGGAGAACATCCTACCTCCCATCAGAGATCCTGGTGTACCATCGCTTTGCCTCCCTGCTAGCCCGCAATGCCAAAGGTGAATACCAGATCAAGATGGAGAACTTTGATAAGACTATTCCTGagctctcagctgcagctgacTCAAAAAGTCCAAAAAGGACTGACAAGGAGATCCGCATCAATGGACAGCATACCGACAGCTTCCAGCTCTCTGAGACTGGCCTCACAGAGTAG